The genomic stretch gacggcgagccggcggcggcgtcgggcgggCTGAAGCAGCTGGTCCGGGAGGCCAAGGACGCCAACGGCGTGAAGCAGGTGTACGTGTGGCACGCCATGGCGGGGTACtggggcggcgtggcgccgtcgccggggaCGGGGATGGAGCGCTACGAGCCGTCGCTGGCGTACCCCGTCCAGTCCCCGGGCGTCACGGCGAACCAGCCGGACATCGTCATGGACTCCCTCTCCGTCCTCGGGCTCGGCCTCGTCCACCCCCGCCGCGTCCGCGACTTCTACGGTGAGCTCCACTCCTACCTGGCCTCCTGCGGCGTGGACGGCGTGAAGGTGGACGTGCAGAACATCATCGAGACGGTCGGCGCGGGCCACGGCGGCCGCGTCGCCATCACCCGTGCCTACCACCGCGCGCTCGAGGCCTCCGTGTCCCGGAGCTTCCCCGACAACGGCTGCATCTCCTGCATGTGCCACAACACCGACATGCTCTACAGCTCCCGCCAGACCGCCGTCGTGCGCGCCTCCGACGACTTCTACCCTCGCGACCCGGCCTCCCACACCGTCCACGTCGCCTCCGTCGCCTACAACTCCGTCTTCCTCGGCGAGTTCATGCAGCCCGACTGGGACATGTTCCATGTCAGTAGTAGTGCCTCTGTTCTCGATCTGTTCTTGATCCGTCGATCATGTCTTCACTTGTTTCTAATAATTCGATGGGATTTTGCAGAGCTTGCACCCGGCGGCGGAGTACCACGGAGCGGCgagggcggtgggcggcggggcgATCTACGTGAGCGACAAGCCGGGGAACCACAACTTCGGTGTGCTGAGGAAGCTGGTCCTCCCCGACGGCTCCGTTCTCCGGGCGAGGCTCCCCGGCAGGCCGACTCGCGACTGCCTCTTCTCCGACccggcgcgcgacggcgcgaGCATCCTCAAGGTCTGGAACGTGAACGcgtgcggcggcgtggtgggcgcCTTCAACTGCCAGGGCGCCGGGTGGTGCCGCGTCACCAAGCGCACGCGCGTGCACGACGCGGCCCCCGGGACGCTCACCGGCGCCGTgcgcgccgccgacgtcgacgcCATCGCGCGCGTCGCCGGgaacggcggcgagggcggcgatgGAAGCGAGtgggacggcgaggcggcggtgtaCGCGCACCGTGCGCGGGAGCTGGTGCGGCTGCCCCGGGGCGCGGCGCTGCCGGTGACGCTGGGCCCGCTCGAGTACGAGGTGTTCCACGTGTGCCCGCTCCGGagggcggcgccgggcggcgccgcgTTCGCGCCCGTCGGGCTTCTCGACATGTTcaacgccggcggcgccgtcgaggaGTGCGCGGTGAAGGCCGACGATGCCGCAGGCACCGGCGCGACGGCCGTGGCGACGATGAGGGTGCGCGGGTGCGGGCGGTTCGGCGCGTACTGCTCGCGGAGGCCGGCGAGGTGCGTGCTggacgcggcggaggtggagttCGGCTACGACGCCGACACGGGGCTCGTCACCGTCGACCTGCCCgtgccggaggaggagatgtACCGGTGGACGCTGGAGATCGTGGTGTAGGCCGAGGCGTGACGCCGGACGCTCGTCTGATCGATCGCCGCGGCTGAGCCATTCTCAGCGGGCAGAGACGATCATCGCCATTGGTGACGTGCGCGAGAGTTGTATAATTAGTGTGGGGAGACGGGAGAGTGGAGTATGCTTTGCTATGCTAGTATCAGTATGCTGTGTTCTTGTACCCTGTGACATGAATGTTGTATTATTATACTACTGGGTAATAAAGGATGGTGCTCCTTCAATATGATTTGGGAGTGTATGAGTGTGAAGTTTATGCCCAACTCGAGACTGAGGATCGCGATAACATTCCAATTTAGGTCTCGTTCGTTTTCACTGGATTGACCCGGAATGAGGTCCATTCCGAGTGGTTTGAAGTGGCCCGGTTTGAAACCAGACTTGCATTGAAAATGTTGTTCGTTTTAGTCTGGCCTGGAATGAAAACCGGTCTGGATTGGAATCCTTCTACATTAGATGGCCCGGATTGAAAACCATACCTCCTCACCCCTAGAACGAATCCTGGCCGGATTGAGTGACACAggtggaatcactcaaaccgGACCTGAAAGTAATCCTGGCTGGAATCCAATCCTAGTGAAACGAATGAGGCCTTAAGCTTAGCAGGATTTCAATTTTCCAAACGCCCACGTAAAATTCAGGTACACCAACAAGATACCAAGCGCAAACTTACCAGTCCACATTCAGAGTCGCAACtcgcaactttttttttttttgaataatcACAAGTCGCAACTTGGAACCGAGCAAGTGCCAAACAATCGGGCATGGAGTACTTTCAAACTGGCTACAATGCTTTGTCATCATTTCAATTCTATAGGCTGTAATAGTTTTCACGAGTACTGATCAGAAACAGTCAAAGAAAAGGAGGGATGGATCAAACATCCTAGCACGAACAGGTTTCTCATGGGCGCGACTGCAGTCGTCAAATGTTATCTAAGTTGGCACTACAAAAATATGGTTCCATAAAACTTGCACCGGGTAACGATTGGCTCATAGCGGCGCCACAGATCTTTTAGATTGCACCGGCCTCCAGGAACTTGTGCCCTCCCATGGGTTCTCTATTTGTGGTACAGGTACACAAACGAGAATATGAAGAAAGCTCCCATCTGCAAAGAGGAAGTTGTGTAAGCAGGTGATACATGGAGCTAATCTAGAACTTGGAAAGATCTACACATGCAGCCTATGATACAGTCTACACAAGTGACTTTTACTCATCTAGACGTGAAGCTGTAAAAGATGAGCGAGTGgtcagggagggagggagaggcagTGTAGTATGGGTATGCTGAAGAACATTTTGAAGCAGATCTTACAGATGAAAATGAGGCAGTGTAGTAGGGGTATGCTGATGTTATGAACCTCTCGTACTCATTGTGCCTGTAAGGGCGTACTGGAATCTGCAGCAGACAAACATGATTATGAAATGTGAAAagtggcaaaaaaaaatgactCTACAGTGCATATTGTTTGATTAAAGCAATAAAACACTGTAAAAAgaaaagcatgctat from Setaria italica strain Yugu1 chromosome II, Setaria_italica_v2.0, whole genome shotgun sequence encodes the following:
- the LOC101759525 gene encoding probable galactinol--sucrose galactosyltransferase 2; protein product: MTVTPLITVSDGRLAVRGRTVLTGVPDNVSAAHAAGAGLVEGAFVGAHAGEAKSHHVFTLGTLRGCRFLCLFRFKLWWMTQRMGASGRDVPLETQFMLVEVPPASGDGDDDAAGGDGSEPVYLVVLPLLEGQFRAALQGNDRDELQFCIESGDKAVRTDQGAHAVYLHAGDNPFDTVAAAVKAVEKHLNTFHHREKKKLPSFLDWFGWCTWDAFYTDVTADGVKRGLQSLSEGGAPPRFLIIDDGWQQIASEDKPDPGVTVQEGAQFASRLTGIKENTKFQAKSNDDSGDGEPAAASGGLKQLVREAKDANGVKQVYVWHAMAGYWGGVAPSPGTGMERYEPSLAYPVQSPGVTANQPDIVMDSLSVLGLGLVHPRRVRDFYGELHSYLASCGVDGVKVDVQNIIETVGAGHGGRVAITRAYHRALEASVSRSFPDNGCISCMCHNTDMLYSSRQTAVVRASDDFYPRDPASHTVHVASVAYNSVFLGEFMQPDWDMFHSLHPAAEYHGAARAVGGGAIYVSDKPGNHNFGVLRKLVLPDGSVLRARLPGRPTRDCLFSDPARDGASILKVWNVNACGGVVGAFNCQGAGWCRVTKRTRVHDAAPGTLTGAVRAADVDAIARVAGNGGEGGDGSEWDGEAAVYAHRARELVRLPRGAALPVTLGPLEYEVFHVCPLRRAAPGGAAFAPVGLLDMFNAGGAVEECAVKADDAAGTGATAVATMRVRGCGRFGAYCSRRPARCVLDAAEVEFGYDADTGLVTVDLPVPEEEMYRWTLEIVV